Proteins encoded in a region of the Anopheles aquasalis chromosome 2, idAnoAquaMG_Q_19, whole genome shotgun sequence genome:
- the LOC126570899 gene encoding high affinity copper uptake protein 1 isoform X1, producing MASHMDHSEHHDYSRHTNLSGMAGVGGGVDHSAHDHTMMVDHGAHADHAGHGAAGDHGAGGHGATGMVHHMMSMSFHGGYDETILFEQWKIDSLSGLLWSMLAIFIMATLYEGLKYYREHLFWRTYNALQYRPVTVTEKVNGNGVTGATNVERGAAGDSLSIVQSPIAGGGSAGSEDTTRVVHMVGEVIHKQPPTMLSIMHLFQTLLHIVQVTLSFLLMLIFMTYNTWLCLAVVLGAALGYFLFGWKKSVIVDVTEHCH from the exons ATGGCTTCACACATGGACCATTCCGAGCATCACGATTACTCACGTCACACGAACTTATCGGGAATGGcgggagttggtggtggtgtcgaccATAGTGCACACGAtcacacgatgatggtggatcaCGGGGCACACGCAGACCATGCAGGCCACGGAGCAGCGGGCGAtcatggtgccggtggccatggtgcgACCGGTATGGTCCACCACATGATGTCAATGTCG TTCCACGGTGGCTACGATGAGACGATTCTGTTCGAGCAGTGGAAAATCGATAGCCTCAGTGGCCTGCTGTGGTCCATGCTGGCCATCTTCATCATGGCCACCCTGTACGAGGGGCTCAAGTACTATCGGGAGCATTTGTTCTGGCGAACGTACAACGCACTACAGTACCGTCCGGTCACGGTGACGGAGAAGGTGAACGGCAACGGCGTCACGGGAGCAACGAACGTCGAACGGGGAGCCGCCGGCGATAGCTTGAGCATCGTCCAGTCACCCATCGCgggtggtggcagtgccggCAGCGAGGATACTACCCGGGTCGTACA TATGGTTGGCGAAGTGATCCACAAGCAACC ACCGACGATGCTGTCGATTATGCACCTGTTCCAAACGCTGCTCCACATTGTGCAGGTCACGCTGAGCTTCCTACTGATGCTGATCTTTATGACGTACAACACGTGGCTCTGCCTGGCGGTAGTGCTCGGGGCAGCCCTCGGTTACTTCCTGTTTGGTTGGAAAAAgtccgtcatcgtcgacgtgACCGAGCACTGTCACTAA
- the LOC126570899 gene encoding high affinity copper uptake protein 1 isoform X2, whose product MASHMDHSEHHDYSRHTNLSGMAGVGGGVDHSAHDHTMMVDHGAHADHAGHGAAGDHGAGGHGATGMVHHMMSMSFHGGYDETILFEQWKIDSLSGLLWSMLAIFIMATLYEGLKYYREHLFWRTYNALQYRPVTVTEKVNGNGVTGATNVERGAAGDSLSIVQSPIAGGGSAGSEDTTRVVQPTMLSIMHLFQTLLHIVQVTLSFLLMLIFMTYNTWLCLAVVLGAALGYFLFGWKKSVIVDVTEHCH is encoded by the exons ATGGCTTCACACATGGACCATTCCGAGCATCACGATTACTCACGTCACACGAACTTATCGGGAATGGcgggagttggtggtggtgtcgaccATAGTGCACACGAtcacacgatgatggtggatcaCGGGGCACACGCAGACCATGCAGGCCACGGAGCAGCGGGCGAtcatggtgccggtggccatggtgcgACCGGTATGGTCCACCACATGATGTCAATGTCG TTCCACGGTGGCTACGATGAGACGATTCTGTTCGAGCAGTGGAAAATCGATAGCCTCAGTGGCCTGCTGTGGTCCATGCTGGCCATCTTCATCATGGCCACCCTGTACGAGGGGCTCAAGTACTATCGGGAGCATTTGTTCTGGCGAACGTACAACGCACTACAGTACCGTCCGGTCACGGTGACGGAGAAGGTGAACGGCAACGGCGTCACGGGAGCAACGAACGTCGAACGGGGAGCCGCCGGCGATAGCTTGAGCATCGTCCAGTCACCCATCGCgggtggtggcagtgccggCAGCGAGGATACTACCCGGGTCGTACA ACCGACGATGCTGTCGATTATGCACCTGTTCCAAACGCTGCTCCACATTGTGCAGGTCACGCTGAGCTTCCTACTGATGCTGATCTTTATGACGTACAACACGTGGCTCTGCCTGGCGGTAGTGCTCGGGGCAGCCCTCGGTTACTTCCTGTTTGGTTGGAAAAAgtccgtcatcgtcgacgtgACCGAGCACTGTCACTAA
- the LOC126570898 gene encoding dual specificity protein phosphatase MPK-4 — protein sequence MSLNEGIAVVTKVVPGVRSRAKDSTETQLTREDLDAGPISLDEIEPGLWLGNASAAADLPTLHRHSIRSILSVDSVPLPVHITDHPNLRVRHIQAADVPREDLIRHFEDTNRFIGDSLAEGRHVLVHCYFGVSRSATITIAYLMDKYRLGYEAAFSRVRAKRRFVMPNPGFVNQLKLYARMGYRIDRSNERYKLFRLRLAGDNVRKAKRLPTECMDVVKPDPGVTQESPEPYVYRCRKCRRVVASRSNLLLHKPKSSTVVGASPAKTVGREAEATLEEGANDETMGEVNGPPVDVHPEPNVETPMATEATVTTTNELTEQLRRCSISSEHSNRSSEKEMPMCSKIYFVEPLAWMTDIYRNTQGRLYCPKCTVKLGSFNWVMATKCPCGAEIFPAFYLVPSKTEYSTVVQNVQVTV from the exons ATGTCGCTGAACGAAGGTATCGCGGTCGTTACCAAGGTGGTGCCCGGTGTACGGTCCCGCGCCAAAGACTCCACCGAGACGCAGCTTACACGGGAAGATCTCGACGCGGGACCGATAAGTTTGGACGAGATTGAACCGGGCCTGTGGCTGGGCAATGCATCAGCGGCCGCCGATCTACCGACACTTCATCGGCACTCGATCCGCAGCATCCTCTCGGTTGATTCCGTACCGCTGCCGGTGCACATCACGGACCATCCGAATCTCCGTGTCCGCCACATTCAGGCGGCCGATGTACCACGTGAGGATTTGATCCGCCACTTCGAGGACACCAATCGGTTCATCGGCGATAGCTTGGCGGAAGGACGGCACGTGTTGGTGCACTGTTACTTTGGTGTTAGCCGCAGTGCAACGATCACCATAGCCTACTTGATGGACAAGTATCGGCTCGGGTATGAGGCGGCATTTTCGCGAGTTCGCGCCAAGCGTCGCTTCGTGATGCCCAATCCGGGATTCGTCAATCAGCTGAAGCTGTACGCCCGGATGGGCTATCGGATAGATCGGAGCAATGAACGGTACAAACTGTTCCGGTTGCGATTGGCCGGTGACAATGTGCGTAAGGCGAAGCGCCTACCGACGGAGTGCATGGATGTGGTGAAACCGGATCCGGGTGTAACGCAGGAATCACCGGAACCGTACGTCTATCGGTGCCGCAAGTGTCGCCGTGTGGTCGCTTCACGGAGCAATCTCCTTCTGCACAAACCGAAATCATCGACGGTCGTCGGTGCATCACCGGCGAAGACGGTTGGCCGAGAGGCGGAAGCCACACTCGAGGAGGGTGCCAACGATGAAACGATGGGTGAGGTGAATGGTCCCCCGGTTGACGTCCACCCTGAACCGAACGTTGAAACTCCGATGGCAACCGAGGCTACTgtgacgacgacaaacgaGCTAACGGAGCAGCTGCGCCGCTGTTCGATCAGCAGCGAGCATAGCAACCGCTCGTCGGAGAAGGAAATGCCAATGTGCAGCAAGATCTACTTCGTCGAACCGCTTGCCTGGATGACGGACATCTACCGGAACACACAGGGACGACTGTACTGTCCCAAGTGTACGGTGAAACTGGGTAGCTTTAACTGGGTAATGG cgaCGAAATGTCCGTGCGGTGCCGAAATTTTTCCCGCCTTCTATCTCGTCCCCTCGAAAACGGAATACTCCACGGTGGTTCAGAATGTGCAGGTCACGGTGTAA
- the LOC126570901 gene encoding calcyclin-binding protein translates to MSREAIDNLTLDLEEMRKLAASAQRSRVQQMLAIDVRKLETDIQRQRDLLAAQASSEQSVTRPVQQTPVSAPGDIRRYQVELKEYAWDQSDKFIKIFVTVNGVQQVPEDNVNVEFTENSFQLVISDLNNKDYIFVVNHLLNRIDVEKSYRRVKSDMVAIYLAKQGPAKWAHLTVTAKRLQDLKDERLSGTKKVSNDGDPSAGLMNIMQQLYETGDPETKRMINKAWHESQTKQKAPTLE, encoded by the exons ATGTCCCGCGAAGCAATTGATAAC TTGACCCTGGACCTGGAGGAGATGCGGAAGTTGGCGGCCAGCGCCCAGCGTAGCCGTGTTCAACAGATGCTGGCGATTGATGTGCGCAAGCTGGAGACGGACATCCAGCGGCAGCGGGATCTCCTGGCCGCCCAAGCCAGCAGTGAGCAGAGCGTGACACGCCCGGTACAGCAAACGCCCGTCTCGGCACCCGGCGACATCCGGCGGTATCAGGTGGAGCTGAAGGAGTACGCTTGGGACCAGAGCGACAAGTTCATCAAAATCTTCGTCACGGTCAACGGCGTGCAGCAGGTGCCGGAGGACAACGTGAACGTGGAGTTTACCGAGAACTCGTTCCAGCTAGTCATCAGTGACCTCAACAACAAGGACTACATTTTCGTCGTAAACCATCTGCTCAATCGGATCGATGTGGAGAAGAGCTACCGGCGGGTGAAATCCGACATGGTGGCCATCTACCTGGCGAAGCAGGGCCCGGCGAAATGGGCCCATCTGACGGTGACCGCAAAGAGACTGCAGGATTTGAAGGACGAACGGTTGTCGGGTACTAAGAAGGTTTCAAACGATGGTGATCCATCGGCCGGGCTCATGAACATCATGCAGCAGCTGTACGAAACGGGTGATCCGGAAACGAAGCGCATGATTAACAAGGCGTGGCACGAGTcacaaacgaagcaaaaggcTCCAACACTTGAGTAA
- the LOC126570902 gene encoding uncharacterized protein LOC126570902: MSAQPEELAEMQGVLQNESQISEQSEEDLATVIVQEPEEQPVEEDRLALLARPRTLQLQATLSQFEHRFQPQMIDRIKSQIREQGGEIKKSPSTVMKESVQKSRQKSTEIYNNQQARLRRVAFDTLAGKVLESLPQLLAQLENGTKLPKDMEMLMDTLYGTVITYLGQPSNEQEKKVYHQLCFGLAKFIETIIEDVRTGPPEIPVTRRKSHELLYKDPVEITRKIHQRRV; this comes from the exons ATGTCTGCTCAACCGGAGGAACTCGCAGAAATGCAAGGCGTTCTACAGAATGAATCACAGATTTCGGAACAATCGGAAGAAGATTTGGCCACGGTCATCGTACAGGAACCCGAGGAGCAACCGGTGGAAGAGGATCGCCTGGCCCTGCTGGCCCGCCCTAGAACGTTACAGCTACAAGCGACCCTGTCCCAGTTTGAACATCGATTTCAACCGCAAATGATCGATCGCATCAAGTCCCAAATTCGCGAGCAAGG AGGAGAGATTAAGAAATCGCCCTCCACCGTTATGAAGGAAAGCGTTCAGAAATCTCGCCAGAAATCGACCGAAATATATAACAACCAGCAGGCTCGGTTACGTCGGGTTGCCTTTGATACGCTGGCCGGCAAGGTGCTGGAGTCGCTACCGCAATTGCTCGCTCAGTTAGAAAATGGGACGAAGCTCCCGAAGGACATGGAGATGCTGATGGATACGCTGTACGGCACGGTGATTACTTATCTTGGCCAACCGTCCAacgagcaggagaagaaagTTTATCACCAgctttgctttggtttggCCAAATTTATAGAAACAATCATCGAAGACGTGCGCACCGGTCCACCGGAAATTCCAGTGACGAGAAGAAAGAGCCATGAACTGCTTTATAAGGATCCCGTTGAGATAACTAGGAAGATTCATCAGAGGCGCGTGTAG